The genomic interval GAGCCCGATGGATGCGAGATACGCGAACATGCCGAGCACCGTACGAGAGCGCGTGGTGCCGCGCGCGTTCGAGGCGCGCGCAACTGCCGCGCCCAGTTCGGGCGGCTGTGGTTGTGTCTGACGACGCCGAATTCCGCTCACAGTCGCACCAGTGTAGCGACGCTTTCCGAGAAGGTCATGGATGTCGAGGCCCATGCCGCTCCGGTCACGGACCTTCTCAGGCGACAGCCAGCATCACGCGCGTGACCTCGTCGAGCACCAGATCCACCTGGATCTCGCGGTAGCCGCCGCGCTGCGGACGGAAGGCGACAGTGCGCACCTCCTCGGTCGACAGCGGCACTCCCGACTGGAAGTACCGTGCGACGCGGTCGGCGAACGCGTCGACATCCGCCACCGAGTATCCCCGGCTGAAGATGCTCACCCGCTGGAATCGGCGGCCCTCGGGCCGCACGACGCGATCGAGGATGACCTGCGCCGCCTCGCGCGCCTCTGCGAACCACGCCTCGTCGCCCACCCGCGCCCGCTCGCGCTCACGCTCACGCGCCGCGAAGGCATCCTCGAGACGCTCGAGTGCGGCGTCGACGTTCGTGATCGAGTAGCCGCCCTTTCGCACCGTGAAGCCGGTCGTTCGGATGCGTTCGGACGTCATCGTGGCGTCGGCCTGATCCCAGTCCTGCTCCGCGGTGTATGCGCGACGAGCCTCCTCGAGGAACTCATCGACCTCATCGATGTCGTAGCCGGGACGGTTCTTGCGCGCGTGCGGGAAGGTCATGCTCACTCGCACATGTTAGTCGGCCGCGACCGACCAACTGCTCAATGGAAGATCAGGAAGAACGCGTAGATGACCGCCGCCGACGGCAGGATCGAATCGAGCCGGTCGAGGAACCCGCCGTGCCCCGGGAGCCAGCTGGAGATGTCCTTGATGCCGAGCTCGCGCTTGATGAGCGATTCGACGAGATCTCCCATGGTGCTCACGAGCATCACCGAGAGGCCCATGATCACGCCGAGCCACCACGGCTGCTGCAGCATCAGCCACGCGAGCAGAGCTCCCGCGGTCATCGCCACCACAGCGGCACCCGCGAAGCCCTCCCAGGTCTTCTTGGGGCTGATCTTGGGTGCCATCGGATGCTTGCCGAAGCTGAGCCCCGACGCGTACGCGCCCACATCTGTTGAGACGACGATGATCAGACCCGCGAGAAGCCACCACTGGCCGCCCTGCGCGCTCTGCCCCGACAGCACCACATAGAAGCCCGCCAGGAAGGTCACGTACAGCTGCACGAACACCCCGGCACCCACGTCCGCCATGACGTTCCGCCACGGGGCACGTCCCGCCGGGAACGCCAGCTCCACGATGCGCCAGAGGGTGATGATCGTGATGCCTGCCAGCACCGCGATCCACAGGCCCGGCACGCCGAGGTAGAACGCCGCAGGCACCATCGCGACGGCCACCACGATCGAGGCGACCCGCGGCACGTCACGACCTCCGCCGCGCAGCGCGCTCGAGAGTTCGAACACCGTGAGCCCGACGAGCACCATGGCGAAGAGCATGAACAGCTCGGTGTAGAACATCAGGCTCACCAGCAGGATCGAGCCGAGCACCACGCCGATCGCGATCGCAGCGAGCAGGTTGCGCCCCGTGCGCTGGTTGATCTTCTCCTGCGTGGCGTCGAACTGGTCGCGCGCGAGCTTGACCTGTGCTTCGAATTCCTCACGCGCGTGCTGCGCGTGGTGCTCGATCTCGCGCCGCGTGCGAAGCGCCCTCGCCTCGATCTCGTCGAGCGGGGAGCGCTTCTTCGCGCGATGGGGGTCGTCGGAGTCGGCCATCAGACCTCGAGAAGCTCGGCTTCCTTGCGCTTGAGCGCCTCGTCGATGGCGTCGACGTGCGCCTTCGTGATGGCGTCGAGCTCCTTCTCGGCGCGCGCCACCTCGTCCTCGCCGACCTCCTTGATCGCGTCGAGGTCGTCCTTGGCCTTGCGGCGGAGGTTCCGCAGGGTGACCTTCGCGTCCTCGCCCTTGCCGCGGGCGATCTTCACGTACTCCTTGCGGCGCTCCTCGGTGAGCTCCGGCATGGTCACACGCACGATGTTGCCGTCGTTGGTGGGGTTCGCTCCGAGGTTCGGGTACGCGACGATCGCCTTCTCGATCTCCTTCAGCGCCGCCTTGTCGTAGGGCGTGATGACGATCGTGCGCGCCTCGGGGTTCTGCAGGCCTGCAAGCTGGCCGAGGGGCGTGGGCGTGCCGTAGTAGTCGACCATGATCTTCTGGAAGAGAGCAGGGTTCGCGCGTCCGGTGCGAACGGTCGCGAAGTCCTCCTTCGCGAACTCCACAGCCCGGTCCATCTTGTCTTTGGCGTCAGCCAGAACGTCACTGATCACGGGGGTGGCTCCTTCGGTGTTACGCGGTGTCCGTTCCCCCAGCTTAGTGATCCGCGGCGGCGACGAAGTCGATCAGCTGCTCGACGCGCCCCAGAAGGCTCGGCTCGAGGTCGGTGTAAGTGCGCACTGAACCGAGGATCCGCTGCCACGCGGAGGCGATATCCGCCTGGTCCTCGTGCGGCCAGCCGAGCGCCTCGCACACGCCGTGCTTCCATTCGACACCACGCGGCACGACGGGCCAGGCGCCGATGCCGATGCGCTCAGGGCGCACCGCCTGCCAGACATCGATATACGGGTGCCCGACGACCAGCACGTGCTCGCCCTGCACCTGCTGGGCGATCCGCTGCTCCTTGGAGCCCGGCACGAGGTGATCGACGAGCACGCCGATCCGGAGGCCAGGGCCGGGTCGTAGCTCGGCGAGCACCTCGGGCAGGTGATCGACACCCTCGAGGTACTCGACGACGACGCCCTCGGCACGCAGGTCCGATCCCCAGACCTTCTCCACGAGCTCCGCGTCGTGGCGGCCCTCCACCAGAATGCGGCTCGCGCGCGCCACACGGGCGCGCTCCTGCGGCATCGCGCGCGCGCCAGAGGCCGTGAAGAGCCGCTGAGGCGCCGCGACCTTCGGAGCGATGAGGGTCGCCGGGGCGCCATCCACGAGGTAGCCGCCCCCGAGCGGGAACCAGCGCACCTTGCCGTGGCGATCCTCGAGCCCGACATTGCCCTTCTCGACGCCGACCACTGCTCCCACGAAGCCGTCCGCGAGTTCCACGACGAGATCCTTCGTGGCCTCGACGGCAGGCACGACCTGGCGCCCCCGGGCGCGCCAGTCGCCCGCGAGGACATCGTCGCTGTAGCGGTCGCTCACGCCTCGACGAGCGTGCCGATGTGCTCGCCGCGGAGAGCACGCGTGATGTTGCCGGCGGGCTCCATGCCGAACACGTGCATGGGCATGCCGTTGTCCATGCAGAGGCTGAATGCGGTC from Salinibacterium sp. ZJ70 carries:
- the frr gene encoding ribosome recycling factor, whose translation is MISDVLADAKDKMDRAVEFAKEDFATVRTGRANPALFQKIMVDYYGTPTPLGQLAGLQNPEARTIVITPYDKAALKEIEKAIVAYPNLGANPTNDGNIVRVTMPELTEERRKEYVKIARGKGEDAKVTLRNLRRKAKDDLDAIKEVGEDEVARAEKELDAITKAHVDAIDEALKRKEAELLEV
- a CDS encoding phosphatidate cytidylyltransferase, giving the protein MADSDDPHRAKKRSPLDEIEARALRTRREIEHHAQHAREEFEAQVKLARDQFDATQEKINQRTGRNLLAAIAIGVVLGSILLVSLMFYTELFMLFAMVLVGLTVFELSSALRGGGRDVPRVASIVVAVAMVPAAFYLGVPGLWIAVLAGITIITLWRIVELAFPAGRAPWRNVMADVGAGVFVQLYVTFLAGFYVVLSGQSAQGGQWWLLAGLIIVVSTDVGAYASGLSFGKHPMAPKISPKKTWEGFAGAAVVAMTAGALLAWLMLQQPWWLGVIMGLSVMLVSTMGDLVESLIKRELGIKDISSWLPGHGGFLDRLDSILPSAAVIYAFFLIFH
- a CDS encoding DivIVA domain-containing protein; translated protein: MTFPHARKNRPGYDIDEVDEFLEEARRAYTAEQDWDQADATMTSERIRTTGFTVRKGGYSITNVDAALERLEDAFAARERERERARVGDEAWFAEAREAAQVILDRVVRPEGRRFQRVSIFSRGYSVADVDAFADRVARYFQSGVPLSTEEVRTVAFRPQRGGYREIQVDLVLDEVTRVMLAVA
- a CDS encoding DUF3097 domain-containing protein; protein product: MSDRYSDDVLAGDWRARGRQVVPAVEATKDLVVELADGFVGAVVGVEKGNVGLEDRHGKVRWFPLGGGYLVDGAPATLIAPKVAAPQRLFTASGARAMPQERARVARASRILVEGRHDAELVEKVWGSDLRAEGVVVEYLEGVDHLPEVLAELRPGPGLRIGVLVDHLVPGSKEQRIAQQVQGEHVLVVGHPYIDVWQAVRPERIGIGAWPVVPRGVEWKHGVCEALGWPHEDQADIASAWQRILGSVRTYTDLEPSLLGRVEQLIDFVAAADH